The genomic DNA GGAGCCAGCCTTTAAGAAACTGGAGCCAAACTATTTCTCAACTTGCTTTATTTTTCGAGGGCAGGCTAATATTGGATATCACTGTGTGACGGAGTTTCAGACTTGACACAGTTTAATGAATTTATCCACTACTTCTCCGTTTTGAGGATTTCGCAACGGCCTCAACTTGGTATAAGTTTACACTACCGCATATTTAGAGGCACTATACGCACCCACAAAAGGTGTTGCTACCCTTCCCATGGATGATCCTATGTTTAATATGCGGCTATGCGCATCATGTAGCAATGGTAACATTGCCTGAGTTATAGCTAAAACTCCGGTAACATTAATATCTATTTGTTTTTTAAATAGATCAATGTCTAGGCACTCAAGTGGGCCGGCAACTACATATTCCATTTTAGAGTAGTTCGTTGCCTGAAATTCAATATGTAAAATGGACTTAGAACCATCCTCAAACTCCACCAGTAAAATAAAATCAGCCTCACGCTCATTCGTTATCTGAAGTTTAGTTTCTATGGCCGTAGATTTAACTATTTTTAACCCTATAACTTCTGTAATTAGGGTATCTACTACATCATTCAGGATTTCCTTTATAACCTTGTCATAGCGTTTAGGCATTTGATGTTATTATAACATTTGGGTAATTAATGCATTAAAATAAATATGGGCTAATTTGTTAAATTATCCACTCGCTCCGGCTCCGTTGCGGAATACATTCACAACCCTAATCATTATTTACACTAACCCAAATAATACAAGTAACTCTTTCAGTTTTTTGGTATCAACAGGTTTCGCAAGATAATCATTGCATCCACCCCGATAGTAAGCATCAAGAACAGTTACATGAGAATCCAAAGCTGTAATCATAATAACTTTAGCTTCATCAGATACTGTGATCCCCATGAACTTTTCTTTTTTACGGATTTCTTTCAATACCTCCAAACCATCCTTTTCGGGCATCATAATGTCAAGACAAACAAGATCATATGGTTGACCCTCATCAAAAGCAAGTGAGAAAGCCTCAACCGCCTCTGATCCATTTATAGTAATGTCCACATCCCCGTAGGAAGACAAAAAATCCTGAAGTAATGTGCGGCTTACAAAATCATCTTCTGCTATCAGTATCCTCATATATTAGTCTCCTACGTCTTAAATTGTTAACTAAAATGAATCGTTTCCTATAACCACTCATTTTTTGAGGAAACACTACTACCCATATCAAAGTTAATCTTATTATATCAAATAAACTTGCATTAAATCAAAACAGCTCAACATTATCGCAAGGTTCGACATCTTTCTTCTATAATGTGCTGACTGCTACTTTGTATATTACAAGAATGTTATCTTTTGGTTAATATTTGAAAAGTATGTCTATATCGCCTTTGTTTTTTGAGGTGCCTCAAATCTCTTATGATAGCCAAATCTGTGGTTTTGTAATTACACATTTTTACTAAACAGATTTTAAACTGATATTGCACAATAAATGTGCTTAACTAAACGTAGGTTAGCCAGTGCCCGTATTTGCTCAATTTTCCTTTTACTGTGTCAAAATAAATAGATTGTAGCTTGCTTGTAACAGCACCAGGACTACCTGAACCAATTTTACGGTTATCCACCTCACGGATAGGCGTTATCTCAGCAGCAGTGCCTGTAAAAAACGCTTCATTTGCTATGTACAACTCATCTCTGGTAAATCTGGTCTCTACGATTTCTATGTTTTCATCCCGCGCCATTGTCATAATTGTATCCCTGGTAATTCCCTCTAAAATGGAGGTAAGCGGGGTTGTTTTAATTAAGCCGTTTCTTATCACAAAAATGTTCTCTCCCGATCCCTCTGATACATATCCCTCGGTATCTAAAAGCAACGCTTCCTCGTAACCCATTGAAATTGCCTCTTTTTTGGCAATCTGACTGTTTACATAATAACCACTAACCTTGGCTCTCGTCAAGTTGGAGTTAACATGGCTTCTTAAGTATGAGGATATTTTTACAGAAATTCCTTTTGTTAAACCATCCTCACCAAGATACTTTCCCCACGGCCAGGCAGCTATCGCAACATTTATCGGATTACCTTTGGGATACAGCCCCATTAAGCCATAGCCGATATAAACCAATGGCCGGATGTAGCACTCATCCAGTTTGTTTACTTTCACTACATCAATTATTGCCTGTTCAATCACCTCCGGACTATATGGAATCTCTATCTGACAAATATGCGAGGAATCATACAGACGCTGAACATGCTCCTTTAATCTGAATATGGCTGGCCCACTGTCTGTTTTATAACACCTGATTCCCTCAAAGACCCCAAGGCCGTAGTGCAGGGTATGGGTCAGTATGTGCACATTAGCATCGTCCCAGTTAACGAACTTGCCATCCATCCATATTTTATCTGTTTTGCTAATCATAGCAGTATTTATACCAGCTATTTACATAATTTGTCAAGTCGGATTTTTACTAAAAAATAAAAAAAGGGGGGTTTTAGTACGCCCCCCCCTTTTTTCAAGAACTTGTTGTTAAGGCAAACTTATTTTTCTATTTTCCTTATATTAGCGTTTAGATGGCATTTATTACAGAAATTATCCGGCTCCGCGTGACAACCAAGACATTCATCAAGCTTCGCCTTTCCCGTAATGATATAGCTGTCGTGTTTATAACGCCATTCATTTAGCGGCATATGGTAGTCAGGCGCTGGAATGTCTTTATTTACCTCAAGACCTAACACCTCTTTGTATGGCTTATCAGCAGGTATCTTAGGACTACCAACATATGCGTGGCACTTATTACAGAATTTATCCGGCTCTGTGTGACAAGGGAAACAGGCATTTGCTGGAATCTGTCCAGATTTAAGCAAAATCATGTGTACTCTTCTTACATTGGAGGTTGGGACATGGTACCACGGCAAAAGATCAACATTTGTTGGCACCGTAAGGGCATACTCACCAGTACCATTAGCTGCAGGCGGCTCCTGTCTGTTGCAGGCGGAAACCGCAAACAACGCCACCAGCATGATAAAAAATAAGATTATTTTTATTGAGCTTTTCATCTATATGCCCTCCTTCGCTCCAAGCACTATGGCCCGTCCCACAAGTTGGTGGATTCCACCTACCTCCTCCATGGGAATCCCGTAGGTGGGAAACATTTTACTCAATTGTGCCTTACATATTGCACATATAAGGGCTAAAAAGTTTACTCCCTTTTCGCGCTTAGCATACGAATACGCTTGCATACGAGGAATTGCGCCTTTTACTCTGGTTGCTATCATATCATCGCCTAAAAGCCCCTGGCCAGCGCCGCAACAGAACGTCCTTTCCTTAATAGTATTGTCCGGCATATCTTCATAGCGGTTACACACACCGCGTATAACCCCTCTTGGGATTTCAAATTGCCCGTACTTTGTTCCCCCCATCTCAAGCCCTCTGGCAACCTGACATGAGTCGTGCATTGTTACAACAAATTCATCATTTGCCGTCTTGTCTATTTTCAAAGCCCCACGTTTAAGCAAATCAAGGGTAAACTCACATATGTGCTGAGGACGGGGGAATCTGGAATCAAGCCAGTCAAACGGGCCAAACATGGTGTTGCTGTAGGAGGAGAGCACTCTCCACATGTGGCCACACTCACCGCCAATTACACGCTTTACTTTCAACTGGCGGGCAGCCTCCCATATACGTTTATTAATCTTTTTCATATGCCCGTAGTTATGTATAAACAGGCCAAAGTTGCCTCCCTCAGAGGCGTGTGTGCTCATAGTCCAGCTTATACCTGCCTGATGAAACACTTTGGCATAACCATAGAGCGACTCAATGTGAGGAGATGCAAAGAAATCAGCACTTGGAGTAACAAACAATACGTCTGCCCCCTCCTCATCTATAGGAACCCTTATGTCTGGAATTTCCGTTGTCTCCTGCAACTCATCCTGCACAAACTCAAGTGCATTTATAATTGCATTTTTCTGCATACCAAGGTTGTTTCCAATGTTTTGGGCCTTGTCAATAATCTCATGGACATACTTTTGAACAAGCCCAACACTATTTAGTATCTCTCTTGCCGCCATAGTGATTTCAGCAGTGTCAATGCCATAAGGACAAAACACAGAACAGCGCCTGCACTCAGAACACTGATAAAAATACGTGTACCACATCGCAAGGAGCTCTTCACTTAAATCAGAGCCATTTACATACTTGCTCCCTAACAGCTTTCCTTGCCATGTAAAATATCTGCGATACACCTTTCTCATAAGCTCAGCACGTGCCACAGGCATGTTGTTGGGGTCTGCCGTTCCTATGAAGTAGTGGCATTTGTCCGTACAGGCCCCGCAGCGCACGCATATATTCAAAAAGAGCTTAACTGAGCGGTACTTTTTCAAAATCTCGTCCATCTTTTTAAGAAACACTTCTTTCCAGTTTGGTACTAGGCCGCCAACCGGATATCCCAACCGCTCAAGCGGTTCAAGCGCTGTTAAAAGCTGGGGTTTAACGTCTATAAAAGAATTTGGCTTTATCTTAGGGATTTTTATTTCACCTGTTAACTCTACAGGCTTTGCCTTTATCTTGACATATTTAATCAGCTCCTGAACACGTGTATTGGCGTCATTTGAATCTCCCTGAGCACTATCGTCGGTAGTTTTATCATTAGCCATTATTATGTTTAGCCTCCTTTAAGAATTATCCCAGGGATTGACGTGTCTGACGTCTCTTGGGTTGTTTACCATGTTCCTTGTCGGGCTGAAGAAATACCCTGCAGAGTGCATCAACTTACTAAACGGAAAGTACATGAGTAAAAAGCAAACGAGGCTCAGGTGACACATAAAAACTACATTACCTGGCGCCACAGCAGGATGCATACCCAGCATGTGAAGAGGAGCCCTTATATCAAAAAGCTCCAGAACAAATCTGTTAACAGCAATAATGTCAGGCCTATACACCTCGGAGCGCATAAGCATTCCGGTAAACACAATACCTATTATCACAAGGAGCACTAAGTAATCGGCAAAAGAAGTTACATAAGCCGTCCTCTCATCCAAAACCCTCCTGATAACAAGCAGTATTAGTGACACTAAGAGCACACCAGCAAGTAACATGGCAGCGCCTCCAAGTGCCGTTATCAGCTCCGGTACCGGATGTATAAAATACCTTAAATGCCGAACAATCATCAGTAAAAAAGTGAAATGGAAAATCCATCCGGTTATAAACAGAAACGTTGTTCCCTTAGACAGACTTCTAAAGAATAACACGTCCCCTGCCATCCTCATAATCACGCCTGAAAGGTTGGTTGACTGCGGTGTTTGAGGTATTTTCAGAGGTTGCGGCGTCTTATAGTATTCACAGTAGACCTTATAAATGAACCCTAAGGCGAATACGGCACAGCCAACATACACGATTGCATTCATGTACATATTCACTATAAAAGTTATGCCCGTCATCGCACGATCCTTATTACAATAGATTTTTACTCTAACGGAAAGCGCCTGATAGAAACTACCAGGCGCTCCTTTGCTCTGCCACAGTGCTAAAACACGCCCTGTTGTTTTTTTTATACGCAGCCGGTAGGCTTAGGAAGACCGGCATAACGGCACGCCTGCTTAGCCGGACCATCCGGGAACAACTGATAAAGGTACTTGGTGTTGCCCTTGTCAGCCCCCATCGTCTTTTTGATCTCCTTGACCAATATCTTTATCATAGGAGCTATCTGATACTGCTGATAGTACGACCTTAGAAAATTGATTACCTCCCAGTGTGCTTCTGTCAATTCAAGACTGTCCTCGCTAGCCAACATCTTTGCTAAAGCCTCAGACCAATCATTTAGATTTGTCAGATACCCGTCCTCGTCAAGCTCTATGCTCTTACCCTCACAACTAATTGAACGCATACAAAACCTCCTGCCTTTTTTAAATTAAATTCATGGGAAACTCCCTGTTATTCCCGGTTTCAATCTGCCCGGTACGACAGCCCCTTAAACCTTAATACACCATAGAGGGCATCGTCAAATAAAAATAATTGATATGTTTATCAACTTTTTTTATCGCTTGCAAATTCATCTACTTTCACCATATAAAACCACCTTAATCCTTCAACTTTATAAACAACATATTACCATTTTTTTCATACGGTCCTCTGCCTTGAGTCTTTAAAGACAGTGTATGTGTTTTTGGAACATAATTTAAATAAGCGCACATGTAGTCAACATCCTCAGTCAGGGAAAGGGCTAAATCCCAATCCTCTTTGCACACATACGCAAGGGCATCCATAAAGGCATTACCCATATCTTTTTTGGTGGGGTCATGCACATAAACAGCCCCACAACTGCACTGCCCACCGGTAAAAAACCCCAGCATAGTAGGCACCTCAGCGGGGCTTTCAAAAAGCTGCTTACAAAAAGGACACCTCGGCTCAGTAAGAACACTTTTATCCTCTCTTATCTTATTACCGTAGCGTGCCATTTCTTATACCAATGACTCCATACCTTTCAGTCTTTCCATATACTCTGTCCAGTCAACCGTTAACTGAGAATTCTTCTTAGTATTGCAATTTTTACAGGCAGGCACAATGTTTTCACGTGCTGACATTCCACCTTTTGACAGTGGTATCAGGTGATCCATGGTGAGCTCACTTGCCGGAAATTTAAGACCACAGTAGTAGCAGACTCCATCAGTCAGTTTCCGGAGCCACCACCGTGTTTTTCTTAACCTCCTGGCTTTCTCTTTCTCACGCCTTGCAAAATCCTCATGAGAAAGCATCAACCTCCTCACGATACAATACCCCCTCGCCTGGCACTTTCCTCTTCAAAAAACTTTCTATACATGATGTCCCATTCTTGTGTGCCCTCAGTAAGCCCTTTTTTTAGTGACTTAACTTTTTTCCTTACCACCTCGTCAACATCCTGCCACACACTCAGGTGTGTTGTTATTACGTTTTTGACCGCCTTTCTGATTGCCGGTTCTTCTGCAATTAGTTTTACCAGTTTTTTACTTTTTAGTCCTGTTACAATTATGTGCGACAGGTGAGAAACTTTATCATCGGAGAGCATCATATTATGATGTTTCTTTCCCTTATTAACCTATGCTTAGTCATATCGAAGAGTTTTTTATAGTCCATACGGCCCTTTTCAATCTCTGGCTCATAGGACTTTAACAGCTCTCTGACCTCCTCGTTAATTCTGTCTTCTGCCATGAGCTCATCCATCATAACATCCCTAACCTCGCGCACCAGCTCCTCTTTAGCGACATTAGCAACTACCAGCCCATCAGCAACTAACCTGCTGACTATATCCGCTGCCACACTTCCTACCCATGCTTTTTGTACTCTCACACTATTTTTCCATAAAAGAAAGCATGGCTATATTTCTGGCACGCTTTACAGCAGTCGTGAGCTCTCTCTGATGCCCGGCACACGTGCCAGTCATTCTGCTGGGAAGGATCTTGCCCCGCTCTGTCACATACGACCTGAGTGTCCGCATATCTTTGTAATCTATAAACGGTGTCTTTTCCGCACAGAACCTACAAAACTTCTTTCTCGCAAACCTCTTAAACTTTGCCTGGTCTGCGCTTCTGCTCTTTTGAATCATCTCTTTACGCTCCTCATAGCTGTTTTTCCCATATCTCTCTTTATTTAAAATGGTTCAAGGTCTGTCATTTCATCAGGCGCTGTAAAACCATCCTGACCTCCTCTTGAGGGCTCTCCACTTCTTTTTGGTAAAAACCTTACATCCTGGGATACCACCTCAAACTTACTCCTTTTTTGACCCTCAGACTCCCATCGCCGCTCCCTAAGCCGGCCATCCACTATCACTGGACTGCCTTTGCTTAGGTACTGGCCACAGGTCTCCGCCTGCCTTCCAAACACTGTTATATCAATAAATAATGTCTCGTCTTTAGACTCATCACCCTGCTTTGTTTTTGAATTTACCGCAAGGCCAAAACTTGCCACAGCCAACCCCTGGCCTGTGTACCGTAACTCTGGATCCTTGGTAAGGCGTCCTGCTAATATTATTTTATTAAACATTGCCAGTTATTGTGTTTTTGGCTCAGTCTCTGCTGGAGCCTCTTCTTTAGGCTGCTTACTTTTTAACGTTTCCTCAAGGGCTTGAATTTCTTTCTTTTCCAGCTTGATCACCATAAACTTAAACACAGCATCATAGACCTTATAGAAACTTTCAAGAGCCTTGACTGCAGCAGGCGGAGATTTAAACGCAATAAAGATGTAAAACCCCTTGTCCCTTTTGTTTATCGCATATGCAAGCTTCTTTCTGCCCCAGCGCTCCTTTTTCAGCACCTCTCCATTTGATTTCTCAATGACATCTAAAATTTTTTTCTCTGCCGCCTCTATCGCTGCATCATCGAGCGCCGCATCCAGTATTGCAATATTTTCATAGTAATTCATTAACTAACCCCCGCCTTTATTTTAAACTTTTCCAATACATCCTGTGTTTTGTAACATAATTTATTAATAAAAATCAATATGGGTCTATAGCCTTAAACTTTTCATGTTGTCATCTGAAAGTGTTTTGCCTTTGTTCGCAGAGTGTTTCTGTTTATACCGAGTATTCTTGAAGCTTTCAACTGATTACCGGACGTTTCTTTGAGAGCTATGCTTATAAGCGCCTTTTCCACCTCATCCACTATAGCGCTGTAGAGATTACCGGAACTTATCTCTGTTACATCATGTAGATAATTAACAATTTTTTTCTCTAGAAATTCCGAGATAGAATACCGTGAAGTGTCGTAATACATCAGGTCTTTGTACTGAATCTCAACGTCTTTGGTCAAAATTGCCGCCCGCTTTATTGTTTCCTTTAACTCTTTGACATTGTCCGGCCAGTAGTGTTTCATAAAATAATCTATAGCAGTATCGCTAAATTTTTTTTCCCTGAGGGAGTAACGCCTCACGTACTTTGTTAAAAAATACTCCGCTAAAGGGAGAATATCGCCTTTTCTTTCCCTCAGTGGTGGAATTCTGACTTCAGCAGCAGCAAACACATCCCTAAGTTCTTTTAAAAAAAGCCCTCTCCTGACAAGCTCCGTCAGATTTTGTTTTGTTGATGTTATCACTCTGGCATCGGAGGTAAGCTCTTCATTTGCACCAAAGAGACTGTATCTTTTTGTTTTTATGAAATTAAGAAGTCTCTCCTGAAGTGATTGCGTCAGAGCGGTTATTTCAGATATATACACTGTGCCGTTTGTTGACAGAGCCAGGGACCCGTACCCATAGTAATTGTGGCCATCATATATCCCCTTTTTCCAACCGAATATCTCCTGCCCCTGCAGCTCTTCAGACATGGAATTGGTGTTTACCACCAAAAACGGCCCGGCTTTTCTTTTACCGGATAAGTGTATTAACCGTGCAAGATTTCGTTTGCCAGCACCGGTCTCGCCAAGAATCAAAGCGGGATTTTCGCTGTCTGAAAGGCGTTCTGCGTCTTTCAACGCTTTAAGAAACCTGCTGGTGCTGCCTATAACCTCACTACCTTCAGGCAAAGAGGCAACCTTAAGTCTCTCTATCTCCTCCCTTAGTGCCGCCCCCTCCCAAGCCCTCTCTACAGCTGCCTGTAACTCCTCAGGGTAAAGAGGTTTTTTCATACAAAGAAAAGCGCCCATAGCCAAAGCACTCAGTGCATCACTGTGCTCTTTATCCTCATAGAGCACTATCATCTGTGCTGCAGGGGCCGCTGTCTTTACCTTGAGTAAAGTTTCAACGCCCGAACCGTTTAAGCAGGAAAAGTCTATAAGTGCTAACCGCAAGTCCCCTGTCAACAGTAAAGCAAGCTCAACAGCGTCCGAAACCTGATAAAACCCACAACCACTCATACCCGCCACATTTTCAACAGCTCTCAGTACTCCGTCATCTTTGCCGACAAATAATATATCCCCTCTAACGCTCATACCCTCCGAGTGTTCACTGTGTAAGCTTACCGTGCTTGCTAAAAGCTCAAACCCGTTGTGTTATCAGCCCAGTACTGATCTGCAGTAAAATATGGATTACCATAATCATCTGTAGGCACATTATAAGGCATGTTTTTATAAAGCGCTTGCGTGTTGAATGTGTATCCGGCTTCACAAATTAAACCCTCCAGATTTCTCTTTGGGTTAGTTGTGCCTAAAAAACAAGTCATAGGGATGTTTTTACAGTTCAGGTGGCTTGGCCTCAAAGCATTTGAGTCCTGTTGTATTGTCGAATAAAAGGTGAGTTTACCTCCATAGACCTCAGATGTACCTACGTTTGACGAAATATCTGTAAAGGCAGAGGTTGACGTACCAACATACATCGTTTGTCCGCTAAAGGTAAACATTAAAGTACGTTTGTAATTAAACAAATTATTCGCCTCGATAGAACTGAAGGTTCTGCTAATCGTACTTTGTTCTGCTGACATAACAATAAAACTCAATGAGGTAATGTTGTCAGCGCCTATACCGTTGTTTGTTGTAACACAGTACACAGGAGTATTTGTATTGGTATGGAGATAGGGGATATAATACGTTACGTAAGTGCCAGAGCCTGACTCTACTGTTGGGATATACGCAAGAAACAACACAGCAATAAAAAAAAACAAACAACTGAGTTTTCTACACATGTAAGTATTCCTCCTTATTTTTAAAAAATCATTTCCGGTTCATAAAAACTATCAAATACAGAGATTCTCTCCAAAGCAGGCAAAAAACCCACTTGCCGACATTATAGCTTTAAAAGCGCTGGCTTGTCAATACAAAGTGCAAAGTAAATTCGGGTTAAAACATTTTAGAAACATGACGAAATTGCCCTCATAAGGTCATCCTGAATAATCGGTTTTATGAACACTGCGTTAACAGCATCTGATGTATGTTGTTCGTCATTGTATGCCGTTGTAACTATGATTGGAACATTTGAGGAGTGCTCTCTTATTTTCTCAATCATTTCATGTCCGTTCATAAGTGGCATCTCTATATCCGTTATGACAACATCAGGATTTTCTTTTAAAAATATCTCAAGTCCTGCTTTGCCGTTTTCTGCTACGTAAAGTGTTTTTACCCTCCTTCTTATAAACTTACCAAGAGATTCTCTTGTTATATCCTCATCCTCTACATAAAGCACCGTCAGCGCTTTCAACCTCTCTAAAATATCCGTCATCGTTTTTTTCCCAAGCCCTGTTCCTGAATTGTTTTATCTGTCACTTAAAACTTTCCTTCTCTGATGGAAAAACACCGCCTCTAACCTCATCCCGATACGTGCAGAGTGCTTTAAGCGCCTCTTCTTTCAGGTTTGCATACCGTTTGGCAAATTTGGGCATAAAACGCTCAAACAGACCTATCACATCGTGCAGAACCAGAATCTGCCCGTCGCAATGGGCTCCGGCACCAATTCCTATCGTTGGAATTGACAGCTTTTCAGTTATTTCCTTAGCAAGTCCTGTGGGAACAGCCTCTATGACAATACTAAAGGCACCGGCATCCTCAAGCATAAGCGCATCCTCAAGGAGCCGTACCCTTGCCTCATCTGTTTTCCCCTGAACTTTAAACCCGCCAATTCTGTAAACTGCCTGCGGTGTCAGCCCTATGTGAGCCATTACAGGAATTTCAGCGGCTATCATTGCTTTTATCTGAGGAAGGATCTCACGTCCGCCTTCGGTTTTAACTGCCTGAGCGCCACCCTCTTTTATGAATCTTCCCGCGTTTCTGACAGCATCCCCTACCGACACCTGATATGACAAATATGGCATATCCCCTATGACAAGAGCGTTTGTAACAGCACGGGAGACAATCCGCGTGTGATAGATCATCTCATCCATAGTCACAGGCAGTGTGTTTTCAAGACCCTGCACAACCATAGACAGAGAATCACCAACCAAAATCCCCTCAAATCCAACCTCATCCACAATGCGCCCAAACGCATAGTCATAGGCTGTCATCAGTGCTAGCTTCTGTCCCTTTACCTTTCTGTCAAGAAAATCATTTATAGTTATTCTTGCCACAACATGCTCATAATAATAATTTCCCTCATAAAATAATTTAAAGAAGTCCCGCTCTTTCTAAAATTGTTGGTACCTTATCCTCCATACCTATAGCCATGATATGAACCCCGTCACAGATTTTTTCGTCTTTTAACTGTCTGATGTGGCGAGCCGTTATGTTAAGCCCTGTATCAAGTGCTTTTTCCTTTCCGGCAGCCTTCATTTCATCTATCAAGTCCTGGGGTACTTTAATGCCTGGAACAAAATTGTTCAAGAAATTCGCCATTCCGGCACTTTTTAACACAACCAGCCCGGCCATAACTTTCACTGGAAACTGACGTGCAAACGCCATAAATTCCTTAAATTTGTCTATGTTGTAGATGGCCTGAGTTTGAAAAAAATTAGCTCCCGCTTTGACCTTCTTTTCAAACTTCATCAACTGCGGTTCTAACGGGTTGGACTCAGGGGTTACCACAGCGCCCTGGAAAAATGAAGTAGCTCCCTTTAGGTCGTTACCCGACATGTCTTTTCCGTTATTGAGGGCATTTACCACCTGAAGCAACTGCACGCTCTCTATGTCATAAACCGGACGGGCACTTTTATGGTCTCCTGCACTGACATGGTCGCCTGTCATACAAAGCACATTGCGTATCCCAAGCACACTTGCTCCCAAAAGATCCGACTGTAGTGCTATACGGTTTCTGTCACGGCAGGTCATCTGCAAAATTGGCTCAAGACCGTGTTCAAGCACCAGCTTGCAAACCGCCAGAGAACAGATACGCATAACTGCCGATTGGTTATCGGTTACGTTTACAGCATCCAGCTTAC from Nitrospirota bacterium includes the following:
- a CDS encoding DUF507 family protein; amino-acid sequence: MMLSDDKVSHLSHIIVTGLKSKKLVKLIAEEPAIRKAVKNVITTHLSVWQDVDEVVRKKVKSLKKGLTEGTQEWDIMYRKFFEEESARRGGIVS
- a CDS encoding TusE/DsrC/DsvC family sulfur relay protein; translation: MRSISCEGKSIELDEDGYLTNLNDWSEALAKMLASEDSLELTEAHWEVINFLRSYYQQYQIAPMIKILVKEIKKTMGADKGNTKYLYQLFPDGPAKQACRYAGLPKPTGCV
- a CDS encoding 30S ribosomal protein S18 — translated: MIQKSRSADQAKFKRFARKKFCRFCAEKTPFIDYKDMRTLRSYVTERGKILPSRMTGTCAGHQRELTTAVKRARNIAMLSFMEK
- a CDS encoding respiratory nitrate reductase subunit gamma, with product MTGITFIVNMYMNAIVYVGCAVFALGFIYKVYCEYYKTPQPLKIPQTPQSTNLSGVIMRMAGDVLFFRSLSKGTTFLFITGWIFHFTFLLMIVRHLRYFIHPVPELITALGGAAMLLAGVLLVSLILLVIRRVLDERTAYVTSFADYLVLLVIIGIVFTGMLMRSEVYRPDIIAVNRFVLELFDIRAPLHMLGMHPAVAPGNVVFMCHLSLVCFLLMYFPFSKLMHSAGYFFSPTRNMVNNPRDVRHVNPWDNS
- a CDS encoding (Fe-S)-binding protein — protein: MANDKTTDDSAQGDSNDANTRVQELIKYVKIKAKPVELTGEIKIPKIKPNSFIDVKPQLLTALEPLERLGYPVGGLVPNWKEVFLKKMDEILKKYRSVKLFLNICVRCGACTDKCHYFIGTADPNNMPVARAELMRKVYRRYFTWQGKLLGSKYVNGSDLSEELLAMWYTYFYQCSECRRCSVFCPYGIDTAEITMAAREILNSVGLVQKYVHEIIDKAQNIGNNLGMQKNAIINALEFVQDELQETTEIPDIRVPIDEEGADVLFVTPSADFFASPHIESLYGYAKVFHQAGISWTMSTHASEGGNFGLFIHNYGHMKKINKRIWEAARQLKVKRVIGGECGHMWRVLSSYSNTMFGPFDWLDSRFPRPQHICEFTLDLLKRGALKIDKTANDEFVVTMHDSCQVARGLEMGGTKYGQFEIPRGVIRGVCNRYEDMPDNTIKERTFCCGAGQGLLGDDMIATRVKGAIPRMQAYSYAKREKGVNFLALICAICKAQLSKMFPTYGIPMEEVGGIHQLVGRAIVLGAKEGI
- a CDS encoding HNH endonuclease codes for the protein MLSHEDFARREKEKARRLRKTRWWLRKLTDGVCYYCGLKFPASELTMDHLIPLSKGGMSARENIVPACKNCNTKKNSQLTVDWTEYMERLKGMESLV
- a CDS encoding branched-chain amino acid transaminase — encoded protein: MISKTDKIWMDGKFVNWDDANVHILTHTLHYGLGVFEGIRCYKTDSGPAIFRLKEHVQRLYDSSHICQIEIPYSPEVIEQAIIDVVKVNKLDECYIRPLVYIGYGLMGLYPKGNPINVAIAAWPWGKYLGEDGLTKGISVKISSYLRSHVNSNLTRAKVSGYYVNSQIAKKEAISMGYEEALLLDTEGYVSEGSGENIFVIRNGLIKTTPLTSILEGITRDTIMTMARDENIEIVETRFTRDELYIANEAFFTGTAAEITPIREVDNRKIGSGSPGAVTSKLQSIYFDTVKGKLSKYGHWLTYV
- the rpsF gene encoding 30S ribosomal protein S6 produces the protein MNYYENIAILDAALDDAAIEAAEKKILDVIEKSNGEVLKKERWGRKKLAYAINKRDKGFYIFIAFKSPPAAVKALESFYKVYDAVFKFMVIKLEKKEIQALEETLKSKQPKEEAPAETEPKTQ
- the ssb gene encoding single-stranded DNA-binding protein, which encodes MFNKIILAGRLTKDPELRYTGQGLAVASFGLAVNSKTKQGDESKDETLFIDITVFGRQAETCGQYLSKGSPVIVDGRLRERRWESEGQKRSKFEVVSQDVRFLPKRSGEPSRGGQDGFTAPDEMTDLEPF
- a CDS encoding response regulator, which codes for MRILIAEDDFVSRTLLQDFLSSYGDVDITINGSEAVEAFSLAFDEGQPYDLVCLDIMMPEKDGLEVLKEIRKKEKFMGITVSDEAKVIMITALDSHVTVLDAYYRGGCNDYLAKPVDTKKLKELLVLFGLV
- a CDS encoding SDR family NAD(P)-dependent oxidoreductase, which translates into the protein MPKRYDKVIKEILNDVVDTLITEVIGLKIVKSTAIETKLQITNEREADFILLVEFEDGSKSILHIEFQATNYSKMEYVVAGPLECLDIDLFKKQIDINVTGVLAITQAMLPLLHDAHSRILNIGSSMGRVATPFVGAYSASKYAVV
- a CDS encoding DUF507 family protein, translated to MRVQKAWVGSVAADIVSRLVADGLVVANVAKEELVREVRDVMMDELMAEDRINEEVRELLKSYEPEIEKGRMDYKKLFDMTKHRLIRERNIII